A stretch of the Synechocystis sp. PCC 7338 genome encodes the following:
- a CDS encoding J domain-containing protein — protein sequence MEQVRNYYQILGVPRSATTEEIKKSFRKLARQYHPDVNPNDKTAEEKFKDINEAYDVLSDESKRRELDSRLFGRFRRPATSRFNPNSNGGRSPNASNGQFRTANGRPTPRQPAESWQDFSANRRTKVVSPARPVPRDVEANLTLPLEKAYRGGKERIRLEDGRSLEVEMPGGMGDGQRIRLKQQGINGGDLYLKINLSPHPLFTLQGTDIACQVPVTPSEAILGGAIEVMTIDGLVKMTVPAGLKNGQKLRLAKKGFPNNQGDRGDQLVEIRVEIPPEPSPEELELYRSIREKETFNPRQKFFDF from the coding sequence ATGGAACAAGTGCGGAATTATTATCAAATTTTGGGAGTTCCCCGCAGTGCCACCACTGAAGAGATTAAAAAATCTTTTCGGAAATTAGCTCGTCAGTATCACCCTGATGTTAACCCCAACGACAAAACGGCGGAGGAAAAGTTTAAAGACATTAACGAAGCCTATGATGTCCTCTCCGATGAAAGCAAGCGCCGGGAGTTGGACAGCCGTTTATTCGGCCGGTTTCGACGTCCCGCCACTAGCCGTTTTAACCCAAATAGTAACGGTGGGCGATCGCCTAATGCCAGCAATGGTCAATTTCGTACTGCCAATGGCCGGCCCACTCCCCGACAACCGGCGGAATCATGGCAGGATTTTAGCGCCAACCGTCGCACAAAGGTGGTGTCCCCGGCCCGTCCTGTACCCAGGGATGTGGAAGCCAATTTGACCCTACCGTTGGAAAAGGCCTATCGGGGGGGGAAGGAAAGAATTCGTTTGGAAGATGGCCGTTCTTTGGAGGTGGAAATGCCTGGGGGCATGGGGGATGGGCAGCGGATTCGCCTCAAGCAACAGGGCATTAACGGCGGTGATTTATATTTGAAAATTAACCTTTCTCCCCACCCTTTATTTACGCTTCAGGGTACGGATATTGCTTGCCAAGTGCCAGTGACCCCCAGTGAGGCCATTTTGGGCGGAGCAATTGAGGTAATGACCATTGACGGCCTGGTGAAAATGACTGTGCCAGCGGGCCTAAAAAATGGTCAAAAACTACGTTTGGCCAAAAAAGGCTTTCCCAACAACCAAGGCGATCGGGGGGACCAGTTGGTGGAAATTCGCGTGGAAATTCCCCCGGAACCCAGCCCAGAAGAGTTGGAGCTTTACCGTAGCATTCGGGAAAAGGAAACCTTTAATCCTCGGCAAAAGTTTTTTGACTTCTAA
- a CDS encoding alpha/beta fold hydrolase, with the protein MKISEQTLEVGQFHWFYRQIEPIQSTDAAPIVLLHGLPSQSLCWTGVMPLLAEKGLRAIAPDWLGFGFSDILDKRDFAYTIAAYEQALGELLTALELPKISLVVQGFLATVGIEYALNHPEQIERLAILNTPVIPPVSLPWPMRQWTIPLVGDMVTQDPLIIDRTLEGGSGFVISDERLNTYRKPWLKTSAAGRALMAATKNLPTTNDLAKIGDRLRGEWQKPTCLIWGTADKWLSVEPIEHLVQGARHLELVKLPEAKHYPQEHFPQEVGETLQTFFRKQIA; encoded by the coding sequence GTGAAAATTTCCGAACAGACCCTTGAAGTGGGACAGTTTCACTGGTTTTACCGCCAGATTGAACCAATCCAGTCCACTGACGCCGCTCCCATTGTCTTGTTGCACGGTTTACCAAGCCAAAGTTTATGTTGGACTGGGGTGATGCCTCTGTTGGCGGAAAAGGGTCTGAGGGCGATCGCCCCGGATTGGTTAGGTTTTGGCTTTTCTGACATCTTGGACAAAAGGGATTTTGCCTACACCATAGCGGCCTATGAACAGGCGTTGGGAGAATTGTTGACAGCCCTAGAACTGCCCAAAATCTCCCTGGTGGTGCAGGGATTTTTAGCCACAGTGGGCATCGAGTATGCCCTCAACCACCCAGAGCAAATTGAGCGGCTCGCTATTCTTAACACCCCCGTTATTCCCCCCGTATCGTTACCCTGGCCCATGCGCCAATGGACTATTCCTCTGGTGGGGGATATGGTCACCCAGGATCCCCTGATTATTGACCGCACTTTAGAGGGGGGCAGTGGCTTTGTCATCAGCGATGAAAGGTTAAATACCTATCGCAAACCCTGGCTAAAAACCTCCGCCGCCGGTCGGGCCCTTATGGCCGCCACTAAAAACTTGCCCACCACCAATGATCTGGCTAAAATCGGCGATCGCCTGCGGGGAGAATGGCAAAAACCCACCTGCTTGATCTGGGGAACGGCGGATAAATGGCTGTCGGTGGAACCCATCGAACATTTAGTCCAGGGAGCCAGGCATCTGGAGTTGGTCAAATTACCAGAAGCCAAACACTATCCCCAGGAGCATTTTCCTCAGGAAGTCGGAGAAACTCTACAAACCTTTTTCCGCAAACAAATTGCTTAA
- a CDS encoding phycobilisome rod-core linker polypeptide has product MALPLLNYAPKSQNVRVEGYEIGSEEKPVVFTTENILSSSDMDNLIEAAYRQIFFHAFKWDREKVLESQLRNGQLTVRDFVRGLLLSNTFRNSFYEKNSNYRFVEHCVQKILGRDVYSEREKIAWSIVVATKGYQGLIDDLLNSDEYLNNFGYDTVPYQRRRNLPGREAGELPFNIKSPRYDAYHRRQLGFPQIVWQNEVRRFVPQEKKLTAGNPMNFLGMARSINPAANTIPKVSAQNINIEASVPRR; this is encoded by the coding sequence TTGGCTCTTCCCCTATTGAACTACGCCCCCAAAAGTCAGAATGTGAGGGTTGAAGGTTATGAAATTGGCTCCGAAGAGAAGCCTGTTGTTTTCACCACGGAAAACATCCTCTCCAGCAGCGATATGGATAACCTAATCGAGGCGGCCTATCGTCAAATATTTTTCCATGCGTTCAAGTGGGATCGGGAAAAAGTCCTTGAGTCCCAACTGCGTAACGGCCAACTTACTGTACGGGATTTTGTGCGGGGATTGTTGCTTTCCAACACTTTCCGCAATAGCTTCTACGAAAAAAATAGTAACTACCGCTTCGTTGAGCACTGTGTACAGAAGATTCTGGGACGGGACGTTTACAGTGAACGGGAAAAAATCGCTTGGTCCATTGTGGTCGCCACCAAGGGCTATCAAGGATTGATTGACGATCTGCTCAACAGCGATGAGTATCTCAACAACTTTGGCTATGACACGGTGCCCTACCAACGTCGTCGCAACCTTCCCGGTCGGGAAGCGGGTGAATTGCCCTTTAACATCAAATCTCCCCGGTACGATGCCTACCACCGTCGCCAATTGGGCTTCCCCCAAATCGTTTGGCAGAACGAAGTGCGTCGCTTTGTTCCCCAGGAGAAAAAGCTTACCGCTGGCAATCCGATGAATTTCTTGGGCATGGCCCGCAGTATCAACCCTGCCGCCAATACCATTCCCAAGGTTTCGGCCCAAAATATCAACATCGAAGCTTCTGTGCCCCGTCGCTAG
- a CDS encoding phycobiliprotein lyase: MDAMEFFRNSSGNWRSQRTTHHLAFRRAETGTSEIFVEALGADDQKIIEICEMHDCDPTKAVGGAFVRWESAMAWDKEDENHEGTTVFALIPDEDNPQQGLLLRERGYAEIVPIAGRYHIDEEEALVLVTEYETMTTIERFWFVNPDMRLRTSTVQRFGGFNTATYCTEMRVKEENNVPNSPSPAYEQFCGW; this comes from the coding sequence GTGGATGCAATGGAATTCTTTCGCAATAGTTCCGGCAACTGGCGATCGCAACGTACCACCCATCACCTCGCCTTCCGTCGGGCAGAAACCGGTACCTCGGAAATTTTTGTTGAAGCCCTGGGCGCTGATGATCAAAAGATTATCGAGATTTGTGAAATGCACGACTGCGACCCAACCAAAGCCGTGGGGGGAGCCTTCGTCCGCTGGGAAAGTGCCATGGCCTGGGACAAAGAAGATGAAAACCATGAGGGAACAACAGTATTCGCCCTCATCCCCGACGAAGACAATCCCCAACAGGGACTACTGCTGCGGGAGCGGGGCTATGCGGAAATCGTGCCCATCGCTGGTCGCTATCACATCGACGAAGAGGAAGCCTTGGTGCTAGTAACGGAATATGAAACCATGACCACCATTGAAAGATTCTGGTTTGTCAACCCGGATATGCGCCTCAGAACCAGCACTGTGCAAAGGTTTGGAGGCTTTAACACCGCCACCTACTGTACGGAAATGCGGGTCAAAGAGGAAAACAACGTACCAAATTCCCCTTCCCCTGCCTACGAACAATTCTGCGGCTGGTAG
- a CDS encoding tetratricopeptide repeat protein: MNLRYLWSGKQLLMGGGLIPLLFSAAVAALSPGALAQSRFDPNTTIITPLVQLAQRSATEDRRQFNELLRQGKAYVDNGNFPQAIAIYQQAASLDGENAELFGSMGYLYARQGQFAEATQSFQQALRVNPNNPEYYDGLGFSYARQGRLSEAASAYATAISLGPNAPASVKYRLALGVIMLQQGDYGRVRQVYNEIHRLQSDNEEAAVMMGAALLQANEYEQLITFNNQALKLFPNRPELNLQLGKAYLAQGNLVAARRILEPRLNPDWRSFSLYLTWAELLEREGNFAGALDAYKQALRNEPTAIAAKIGTGRMYLELDNPAEAIWVFRDLTRLQPSNADFYYLLGEAYTVDEKIDLAKRSFGEAQKLYQAQGNTAGSDRTQEKLDNL, encoded by the coding sequence ATGAATTTACGCTACCTCTGGTCAGGAAAACAGCTATTGATGGGAGGCGGTCTAATTCCCCTATTGTTTAGTGCCGCCGTTGCAGCCCTATCCCCTGGGGCCCTGGCCCAAAGCCGCTTTGACCCCAATACCACCATTATTACTCCCCTGGTTCAGTTGGCCCAACGGTCAGCAACCGAAGACAGAAGGCAGTTTAATGAACTACTGCGGCAGGGTAAGGCCTATGTGGATAACGGTAATTTCCCCCAGGCGATCGCCATTTACCAACAGGCCGCCAGCCTAGATGGGGAAAATGCTGAACTGTTCGGTAGCATGGGCTATCTTTATGCCCGCCAGGGGCAGTTTGCAGAAGCAACCCAAAGTTTTCAACAGGCTTTGCGGGTAAATCCCAATAACCCCGAATACTATGATGGTTTGGGGTTCAGCTATGCTCGCCAAGGAAGGTTAAGTGAAGCCGCCAGCGCCTATGCCACCGCCATCAGCCTTGGTCCCAACGCCCCGGCATCGGTGAAGTATCGTCTCGCTCTGGGGGTGATCATGCTCCAACAGGGGGACTATGGTCGGGTGCGCCAGGTATATAACGAAATTCATCGTTTGCAATCGGACAATGAAGAGGCGGCGGTGATGATGGGGGCCGCCCTTTTGCAAGCTAATGAGTATGAGCAGTTAATTACCTTTAATAATCAAGCTCTGAAACTATTTCCCAACCGTCCTGAGCTCAATTTACAGTTGGGCAAAGCCTACTTAGCCCAGGGGAATCTGGTGGCGGCCCGTCGTATTCTAGAACCCAGGCTCAATCCCGATTGGCGCAGTTTTTCCCTCTACCTCACCTGGGCGGAACTACTGGAACGGGAAGGAAATTTTGCCGGGGCCTTGGATGCCTACAAACAAGCTCTCCGCAATGAACCCACGGCGATCGCCGCTAAAATTGGCACCGGTCGCATGTATTTAGAACTGGACAATCCCGCCGAAGCCATTTGGGTGTTTCGGGATCTGACCCGCCTCCAACCCAGCAATGCTGACTTTTATTACCTGTTGGGGGAAGCCTACACAGTGGACGAAAAAATTGACCTGGCGAAAAGATCCTTTGGGGAGGCCCAAAAACTTTACCAAGCCCAGGGCAACACCGCTGGTAGTGACCGGACCCAAGAAAAGCTGGATAATCTTTAA
- a CDS encoding PhoH family protein, translating to MSQTTATLQLPSPDSAIALAGSGEDNLTYLAHHTGAKLILRGQELMVVGTEKAVARVMEALQSLAPYWQNAKAISRPDLMTAFHALDTGKQEEYQALQKTVLAKTRRGEIVRAKTFRQRQYIKAIQKHDVTFCIGPAGTGKTFLAAVLAVQALLNNECDRLILTRPAVEAGEKLGFLPGDLQQKVDPFLRPLYDALYEFIEPEKIPDLMERGKIEVAPLAYMRGRTLTNAFVIVDEAQNTTPAQLKMVLTRLGFGSKMIVTGDVTQTDLPNHQKSGLQVAQTILKDVEGVAFCYLNQADVVRHPLVQRIVEAYERSENISLPAPKFS from the coding sequence ATGTCCCAAACCACCGCCACCCTGCAATTGCCCAGCCCCGATAGCGCGATCGCCTTAGCAGGAAGCGGAGAAGATAATCTAACTTATTTGGCCCACCACACCGGCGCTAAGTTAATTTTGCGGGGGCAGGAACTGATGGTGGTCGGCACCGAAAAAGCTGTGGCCAGGGTGATGGAGGCGCTCCAATCCCTCGCTCCCTACTGGCAAAACGCTAAGGCCATTTCCCGTCCAGACTTGATGACCGCTTTCCATGCCCTAGATACGGGTAAACAAGAAGAATACCAAGCCCTACAAAAAACGGTGTTGGCCAAAACCCGGCGCGGGGAAATTGTCCGGGCCAAAACTTTCCGGCAACGGCAATATATCAAAGCAATCCAAAAACATGACGTCACCTTTTGCATTGGCCCAGCAGGTACAGGGAAAACCTTTCTAGCAGCGGTGTTGGCAGTGCAAGCCTTATTGAACAATGAATGCGATCGCCTGATTTTGACTAGACCAGCAGTGGAAGCGGGGGAAAAATTAGGCTTTCTGCCGGGGGATTTGCAACAAAAAGTAGATCCATTTTTGCGACCTCTCTACGATGCTTTGTATGAATTCATCGAACCAGAAAAAATTCCCGACCTGATGGAGCGGGGCAAAATTGAAGTAGCTCCTCTGGCTTATATGCGGGGCAGGACTTTGACCAATGCCTTTGTAATTGTGGACGAGGCCCAAAATACGACTCCGGCCCAACTAAAAATGGTTTTAACTCGCCTTGGTTTTGGCTCAAAAATGATTGTGACCGGGGATGTGACCCAAACGGATTTGCCCAATCATCAAAAGTCTGGTCTCCAAGTGGCCCAAACCATTCTTAAGGATGTGGAAGGGGTAGCTTTTTGTTATCTCAATCAGGCGGATGTGGTGCGCCATCCCTTGGTGCAAAGGATTGTGGAGGCTTATGAACGTTCCGAAAATATCAGTCTGCCCGCCCCGAAGTTTTCTTAG
- a CDS encoding cadherin domain-containing protein yields MLLEEIGHAIDARLNLADSPGDEGEIFANVVSGIAFDELGLQSLRSQADHFTIFVDGNAVPVEAATFSASNTSPITIPVNLNPPNIVPSSSGKADPYPSTINVTGVSGTITDITVTLKGLTHTFPADIDILLVGPTGAKTILMSDIGGGSDISGVNLSFSNTATESLPDDGSIIISGTYLPSNVGTGDTFDALAPAPDGSYPVSFDSFMNTNPNGNWSLYIVDDNGSSSGSLSGGWTIEILTTNDDTIPPIITSGNVAKTINENIGLNQVIYQVTATDNGAVTFSLKSDVGDFSAFTINSITGEVRLTGNSNFENQSKYSFSVVATDAAKNSSEQVVNLNINNLDEVAPTITSGNTATPIDENSGAGQVIYQVTAIDDADISAGVTFGLKPGDDASSFTINPTTGEVTLSDNPNFETQSSYKLTVTASDGVNPATEQQITLAITDDNIAVVENDFFFAQFLDGTRQALLFQNQPFSIGQSGNWEILDTETIDSFNQVLWYNKATEEVGIWLTDSNWNWISSDTWQVKSSRTFNTELLFGTDINGDSLIGDQYTVVENQGGVSLLEGIFGAYYVQPGDDLVTPIKFLGEPFENQFGSWQALAAERIENINRVLWQNFDTGEIGIWRTDNNWNWLSSNVFAPDPVEIATVESLFDINL; encoded by the coding sequence GTGCTGCTAGAAGAAATTGGCCATGCTATTGATGCTCGCCTAAATTTGGCCGATAGTCCTGGGGATGAAGGGGAAATTTTTGCCAATGTGGTCAGTGGTATTGCTTTTGATGAGTTAGGTTTGCAATCCCTCCGTTCCCAGGCAGACCATTTCACCATTTTTGTTGATGGGAATGCTGTGCCTGTGGAAGCGGCCACATTTTCTGCAAGTAATACCAGTCCTATTACGATTCCTGTTAATCTTAATCCTCCTAATATCGTCCCGAGTTCTTCGGGTAAAGCTGATCCCTATCCCTCCACAATCAATGTTACTGGCGTTTCAGGAACAATCACTGATATTACGGTCACCCTCAAGGGACTAACCCATACTTTTCCAGCTGACATTGACATTTTATTGGTAGGACCCACAGGGGCGAAAACCATTCTTATGTCCGATATAGGAGGAGGTTCAGATATTAGTGGTGTTAACCTATCTTTTTCCAACACAGCAACTGAGTCATTACCGGATGATGGTAGTATCATCATATCTGGTACTTATCTACCTAGCAATGTTGGAACTGGAGATACATTTGATGCGCTGGCGCCGGCACCCGATGGATCTTACCCTGTCAGTTTTGATAGTTTCATGAACACTAACCCCAATGGCAATTGGAGTCTTTATATTGTTGATGATAATGGTAGTAGTTCAGGTTCTCTTAGTGGGGGATGGACAATAGAAATACTCACTACTAACGATGATACGATCCCCCCCATTATTACTTCTGGGAATGTTGCAAAGACAATTAATGAAAACATTGGACTTAATCAGGTAATTTACCAAGTAACAGCTACGGATAATGGTGCAGTTACCTTCAGTTTAAAATCGGATGTTGGTGATTTTAGTGCCTTCACGATTAACAGTATAACAGGAGAAGTAAGGTTAACAGGTAATTCCAATTTTGAAAATCAATCAAAATATAGCTTCAGCGTAGTTGCGACAGATGCGGCTAAAAATAGTTCGGAACAAGTCGTTAATCTAAATATCAACAACCTTGATGAGGTAGCACCCACCATCACATCGGGAAATACTGCAACGCCTATTGATGAAAATAGTGGAGCCGGTCAGGTAATTTACCAAGTCACTGCCATAGATGATGCTGATATTAGTGCTGGAGTAACCTTTGGTTTGAAACCGGGGGATGATGCCTCATCATTTACCATTAACCCCACCACTGGAGAAGTAACGTTAAGTGATAATCCAAATTTTGAAACACAATCTAGCTATAAATTAACTGTCACTGCTAGTGATGGCGTTAATCCTGCTACGGAACAACAGATTACGCTGGCAATCACAGATGACAATATTGCTGTTGTTGAAAATGACTTTTTCTTTGCTCAATTTTTAGATGGTACTCGCCAAGCTCTTTTATTTCAGAATCAGCCATTCTCCATTGGGCAATCTGGAAACTGGGAAATTTTAGATACGGAAACTATCGACAGCTTTAATCAAGTGCTTTGGTATAACAAAGCTACCGAGGAGGTTGGCATCTGGCTCACCGATAGTAATTGGAACTGGATTTCTTCTGACACATGGCAAGTGAAATCATCAAGAACTTTTAATACCGAATTATTATTTGGGACGGACATCAATGGGGATTCCCTCATTGGCGACCAATACACCGTTGTAGAAAATCAAGGTGGTGTCAGTCTCCTGGAAGGAATTTTTGGTGCTTACTATGTTCAGCCCGGAGACGACTTAGTGACTCCCATTAAATTTTTAGGGGAACCATTTGAGAATCAGTTTGGTAGTTGGCAAGCCTTGGCAGCAGAAAGAATTGAAAACATCAACCGAGTTTTATGGCAAAATTTTGACACAGGCGAAATAGGAATTTGGCGAACGGATAATAATTGGAATTGGCTGTCTTCCAATGTTTTTGCTCCAGATCCAGTTGAAATAGCCACCGTTGAAAGCCTTTTTGATATTAATTTGTAG
- a CDS encoding metal ABC transporter permease yields MAKATAQSVTMIEALTQAWQYEFMQNAVLASLLVSLACGLIGSFIVINRMVFISGGVAHAAYGGIGLGYYFAFNPLWGAFGFSLVMALAMGWVARKYQQRSDTLIGVMWALGMAIGIMLIDLTKGYKADVASYLFGSILTVPRQELWLMAGLDLLIVILLFLLYKEFLAISFDPVYATTRNLPVDILYLTLVAAIALTVVMVMQLVGLIMVIALLSIPAAIAGQYVRDVPQMMALASGLGMVFCLVGLALSYSFNLSSGATIILVASIVYLISLAFKR; encoded by the coding sequence ATGGCCAAGGCCACGGCGCAGAGTGTCACCATGATTGAGGCCCTAACCCAGGCTTGGCAATACGAATTCATGCAGAATGCCGTCCTAGCTAGCTTGCTGGTGAGCTTAGCCTGTGGATTAATCGGTTCTTTTATTGTCATCAACCGCATGGTTTTTATCAGCGGTGGTGTGGCCCATGCGGCCTATGGGGGCATTGGTTTGGGTTACTATTTTGCCTTTAATCCCCTCTGGGGAGCGTTTGGTTTTTCCTTGGTTATGGCGCTGGCTATGGGGTGGGTGGCCAGGAAATATCAACAGCGCAGTGACACTTTAATTGGAGTGATGTGGGCCCTGGGCATGGCGATCGGTATCATGCTGATTGATTTAACCAAGGGTTATAAGGCTGATGTGGCAAGTTATCTGTTCGGCAGTATTTTGACGGTGCCCCGGCAAGAACTCTGGCTCATGGCCGGGCTAGATCTCCTGATTGTGATCCTATTATTTTTGCTGTACAAGGAATTTTTAGCCATTTCCTTTGACCCCGTTTATGCCACTACCCGCAATTTACCGGTGGATATTCTTTACCTCACCCTAGTGGCGGCCATTGCTTTAACGGTGGTAATGGTAATGCAATTGGTGGGATTAATTATGGTCATTGCCCTGTTAAGTATTCCCGCGGCGATCGCCGGTCAATATGTGCGGGATGTGCCCCAAATGATGGCACTGGCCAGCGGACTGGGGATGGTCTTTTGTCTAGTTGGATTAGCCCTTTCCTACAGCTTTAATCTTTCTTCCGGGGCAACGATTATTTTGGTGGCTAGTATTGTTTACCTGATTAGTTTGGCCTTTAAACGCTAA
- a CDS encoding metal ABC transporter ATP-binding protein, protein MLTVPSPKDNFPMVDRLPSQPVIAVENLFAGYGTTPVLENINLRVEERDFLGLIGPNGGGKTTLLKVLLGLIKPSQGTVQILGRSVEQGRRYVGYVPQWLEFDRAFPVRMLDVVRMGRLGRGKLFRRYHRQDEAIVHRCLEQVGMGNLGDRPLGALSGGQRQRVYIARALASQPQVLLLDEPTANVDSKVQRSIYELLGELNQTMTIVMISHDLGAISRYVKTVGCLNRSLHYHQEKFITPQMIEATYQCPVDLIAHGVPHRVFPSHDQGSPVLNSSNGQGHGAECHHD, encoded by the coding sequence ATGCTAACAGTCCCCAGCCCTAAAGACAATTTCCCCATGGTCGATCGCCTTCCCTCCCAACCAGTAATCGCCGTCGAAAATTTATTCGCTGGTTATGGCACGACGCCAGTGCTAGAAAATATTAATCTGCGGGTAGAGGAAAGGGATTTTCTGGGCTTAATTGGCCCCAACGGCGGCGGAAAGACCACCTTGCTCAAGGTTCTGTTGGGCTTAATCAAACCTTCCCAAGGTACGGTGCAAATTCTGGGGCGATCGGTGGAGCAGGGGCGGCGTTACGTGGGCTATGTGCCCCAGTGGTTGGAATTTGACCGGGCCTTTCCGGTGCGGATGTTGGACGTGGTGAGGATGGGACGTTTGGGGCGGGGCAAACTATTTCGCCGGTACCATCGCCAAGATGAGGCCATTGTCCACCGTTGTTTGGAGCAGGTAGGCATGGGTAATCTAGGCGATCGCCCGTTAGGAGCATTGTCGGGGGGACAACGGCAACGGGTTTACATTGCCAGGGCCTTGGCTTCCCAACCGCAAGTTTTACTGCTGGACGAACCCACCGCCAACGTGGACAGCAAAGTGCAGAGGAGCATTTACGAGTTGTTGGGGGAACTGAATCAAACCATGACCATTGTGATGATTTCCCACGACTTGGGGGCCATTTCCCGCTACGTTAAAACCGTTGGTTGTCTCAACCGTAGTTTGCACTACCACCAAGAGAAATTTATTACGCCTCAGATGATTGAGGCCACCTATCAATGTCCGGTGGATTTGATTGCCCATGGTGTGCCCCACCGGGTTTTTCCCAGCCATGACCAGGGTTCCCCCGTCCTTAACAGTAGTAATGGCCAAGGCCACGGCGCAGAGTGTCACCATGATTGA
- a CDS encoding metal ABC transporter solute-binding protein, Zn/Mn family, translating to MFTFPTAPRFIQSIGLALVVGLGVMGCQPVEEQDGSLSQEPPVEAMDITVSILPQQYFLEKIGGDLVRVSVLVPGNSDPHTYEPKPQQLAALSEAEAYVLIGLGFEQPWLEKLKAANANMKLIDSAQGITPLEMEEHNHSHGEKEGEKEGHSHDDHDHGSESEREQAMGAVMVVDPHIWLSPTLVKQQASTIAKGLAELDPENREQYEANLSTFLAELEQLDQELRQVLELLPQRKFIVFHPSWAYFARDYNLEQIPIEVEGQEPSARELKQLIDTAKENSLTVVFGETQFSTKSSEAIAAEIGAGVELLDPLAADWSSNLKSVAQKIANANSPQP from the coding sequence ATGTTTACATTCCCTACTGCCCCCCGTTTCATTCAGTCCATTGGTCTTGCTCTAGTGGTGGGTCTAGGCGTCATGGGCTGTCAGCCCGTTGAGGAGCAGGATGGTTCGCTTAGCCAGGAGCCCCCGGTGGAGGCCATGGATATTACGGTGAGTATTCTGCCCCAACAGTATTTTTTGGAGAAAATTGGTGGCGATTTGGTGCGGGTGAGTGTGTTAGTGCCGGGTAATAGTGATCCCCACACCTATGAACCCAAACCCCAACAGTTAGCGGCCCTTAGTGAAGCAGAAGCTTACGTTTTAATTGGTCTTGGTTTTGAGCAACCTTGGTTGGAGAAGTTAAAAGCGGCCAATGCCAATATGAAGTTAATTGATTCGGCCCAGGGCATTACCCCCCTGGAAATGGAGGAACATAACCATAGTCACGGGGAAAAAGAAGGAGAAAAAGAGGGGCATAGCCATGATGATCACGATCATGGGTCAGAGTCAGAAAGGGAACAGGCCATGGGAGCAGTGATGGTGGTGGATCCCCATATTTGGTTATCTCCCACCTTGGTGAAACAACAGGCCTCCACGATCGCCAAAGGTTTAGCTGAGTTGGATCCGGAGAATCGGGAACAGTATGAAGCTAATTTGTCCACATTTCTAGCGGAATTGGAGCAGTTAGACCAAGAGTTACGACAGGTGCTGGAGCTTTTACCCCAAAGGAAATTTATTGTTTTCCATCCTTCCTGGGCCTACTTTGCCCGGGACTATAACTTGGAGCAAATTCCCATTGAAGTGGAGGGACAAGAACCCAGTGCCAGGGAGTTGAAACAACTAATTGATACGGCCAAGGAAAATAGTCTCACCGTGGTCTTTGGGGAAACCCAGTTCAGTACCAAAAGTTCCGAGGCGATCGCCGCTGAAATCGGAGCAGGGGTAGAACTGCTCGATCCTTTAGCCGCCGACTGGTCTAGCAATCTTAAATCCGTTGCCCAAAAAATCGCTAATGCTAACAGTCCCCAGCCCTAA
- a CDS encoding transcriptional repressor, which translates to MSSPTPSLAVRLESLTVNQRLVLQALQRETEPLSAQALFTKLRETKKIGLATVYRALDALKLAGFIQHQATMTGELLYQTLEQDQHCLTCLQCGESFPIQGCPVQSLEENLQANYSFRIYYHTLEFFGLCQLCAKGNG; encoded by the coding sequence ATGAGTTCTCCCACTCCTTCCCTTGCCGTTCGCCTAGAGTCCCTAACCGTCAACCAGAGACTGGTACTCCAAGCTTTGCAAAGGGAAACGGAGCCCCTGTCGGCCCAAGCTTTGTTTACCAAACTGCGGGAAACGAAAAAAATTGGCTTGGCCACGGTGTACCGAGCTTTGGATGCCCTCAAGTTAGCCGGATTTATCCAACATCAAGCCACCATGACAGGGGAATTACTCTACCAAACGCTAGAGCAGGATCAACATTGTCTGACCTGTTTGCAGTGTGGTGAATCTTTTCCTATTCAAGGATGTCCAGTGCAATCCCTAGAAGAAAATTTGCAGGCTAATTACTCCTTTCGCATTTACTATCACACCCTAGAATTCTTCGGACTTTGTCAACTTTGTGCCAAAGGAAATGGTTAG